In the genome of Populus trichocarpa isolate Nisqually-1 chromosome 6, P.trichocarpa_v4.1, whole genome shotgun sequence, one region contains:
- the LOC112327902 gene encoding probable 1-deoxy-D-xylulose-5-phosphate synthase 2, chloroplastic — translation MATSSVLGSSFLPNNFLSSQPTFTSLSKFNGVILASLDNNTRDQLNRYQETKQKRSLNFTGNKPSTPVLDTINHPIHMKNLSVQELDNLVDELREEIVYTVSKTGGHLSSSLGVAELTVALHHVFNTPEDKIIWDVGHQTYPHKILTGRRSRMHTIRQTFGLAGFPKREESEHDAFGAGHSSTSISAALGMAVGRDLLGKDNHVIAVIGDGAMTAGQAYEAMNNAGYLDSNLIIILNDNRQVSLPTATVDGPAPPVGALSRALTRLHSSRKFRQLREAAKGITKQIGGQTQEIAAKVDSYMRGMTGASGACLFEELGLYYIGPVDGHNVEDIVDILKKVKAMPAPGPVLIHVITEKGKGYTPAEVAADKMHGVVKFDTKTGKQLKSKSNTLSYTQYFAESLIAEAEKDDKIVAIHAAMGGGTGLNLFQKRFPYRCFDVGIAEQHAVTFAAGLATEGLKPFCAIYSSFLQRGYDQVVHDVDLQKLPVRFALDRAGLVGADGPTHCGAFDTTFMASLPNMVVMAPSDETELMHMVATAAAIDDRPSCIRYPRGNGIGSIIPPNNKGTPLEVGKGRVLREGSKVAILGYGTVVQSCMQAAKLLEETGISATVADARFCKPLDGELIRQLAQEHEVLITVEEGSIGGFSSHVSHFLSLNGLLDGNIKWRPMMLPDRYIDHGSQTDQIEEAGLSPQHIASTAMSLVGGYTNSLHFFHS, via the exons ATGGCAACTTCTTCAGTCCTTGGATCAAGTTTTCTTcctaataattttctttcttctcaacCCACCTTTACCAGTCTCTCTAAG TTCAATGGAGTAATACTGGCTTCCTTGGACAATAATACAAGGGATCAGTTGAACAGATACcaagaaacaaaacagaaaaggtCCCTCAACTTCACTGGAAACAAGCCCTCCACTCCAGTTCTGGATACCATTAACCATCCAATTCACATGAAGAATCTTTCCGTTCAG GAACTTGATAATTTGGTTGATGAATTAAGAGAAGAGATAGTATACACAGTGTCAAAAACAGGAGGTCACCTAAGTTCAAGCTTAGGGGTGGCAGAGCTAACAGTGGCACTTCATCATGTATTCAACACTCCTGAAGACAAAATCATTTGGGACGTTGGTCATCAG ACCTATCCACACAAGATTTTAACTGGCAGGAGATCGAGAATGCATACAATTCGTCAAACATTTGGCCTTGCAGGGTTCCCAAAGAGGGAGGAAAGTGAACATGATGCCTTTGGAGCTGGCCATAGTTCTACTAGTATTTCAGCTGCCTTGG GTATGGCTGTTGGTAGAGACTTGTTAGGGAAGGACAACCATGTAATTGCAGTTATTGGTGATGGTGCCATGACGGCAGGACAAGCATACGAGGCAATGAACAATGCAGGCTATCTTgattcaaatctcatcatcatCTTGAACGACAACAGGCAAGTTTCTTTGCCAACTGCTACAGTGGATGGCCCTGCACCTCCTGTTGGCGCTCTGAGCAGAGCCTTGACAAGGTTACATTCAAGTAGAAAGTTTCGCCAATTACGCGAAGCTGCAAAG GGTATCACGAAACAAATTGGGGGGCAAACACAGGAAATTGCAGCTAAAGTGGATTCCTATATGAGAGGAATGACTGGAGCATCTGGCGCATGCTTGTTTGAAGAGCTAGGACTATATTATATTGGTCCAGTTGATGGCCATAATGTGGAAGACATTGTTGATATACTAAAGAAGGTCAAGGCAATGCCAGCACCAGGACCTGTTCTTATTCATGTTATCACCGAGAAAGGAAAAGGTTACACTCCAGCTGAAGTAGCAGCTGATAAGATGCATG GTGTTGTGAAATTTGATACCAAGACAGGGAAGCAATTGAAGTCGAAATCAAATACTCTATCGTACACTCAGTACTTTGCAGAGTCTTTGATAGCTGAAGCAgagaaagatgataaaattgtaGCCATCCATGCTGCTATGGGAGGAGGAACAGGACTTAATCTGTTCCAAAAGAGATTCCCATACAGATGTTTCGATGTTGGTATAGCAGAACAACATGCTGTGACCTTTGCTGCTGGTCTGGCAACTGAAGGACTTAAGCCTTTCTGTGCCATCTACTCTTCTTTCCTGCAAAGGGGTTATGATCAG GTAGTTCATGATGTAGACCTTCAAAAACTTCCAGTAAGATTTGCATTAGACAGGGCTGGCCTTGTGGGTGCAGATGGTCCAACCCATTGCGGTGCCTTTGACACAACTTTCATGGCTAGTTTACCTAATATGGTGGTCATGGCACCTTCGGATGAGACTGAACTAATGCACATGGTGGCCACGGCTGCAGCCATCGATGACAGGCCTAGTTGCATTCGATACCCCAGAGGAAATGGCATTGGTTCCATTATTCCACCAAACAACAAAGGAACTCCTCTAGAG GTTGGCAAGGGAAGAGTGCTTAGAGAGGGAAGCAAGGTGGCTATTTTGGGTTATGGAACCGTAGTTCAAAGTTGTATGCAAGCAGCAAAGCTTCTTGAAGAGACGGGCATCTCAGCAACAGTGGCTGATGCAAGATTCTGCAAGCCTCTTGATGGAGAGTTGATCAGACAACTAGCTCAAGAGCATGAGGTCCTCATCACGGTCGAAGAAGGATCAATCGGAGGATTCAGCTCTCATGTTTCTCATTTCTTAAGCCTGAATGGACTATTAGATGGAAATATCAAA TGGAGGCCTATGATGCTCCCAGACAGATATATTGACCATGGATCTCAAACAGACCAAATTGAAGAGGCGGGACTCAGTCCACAGCATATTGCATCAACTGCTATGTCACTAGTAGGAGGGTATACGAACAGCCTTCACTTTTTCCACTCATAG